The following proteins come from a genomic window of Candidatus Tiamatella incendiivivens:
- a CDS encoding transposase yields the protein MPRRKQDPYTCPVCGTKIEEPDKTWQLVSPLPDKKGRITITVMGSFTCPNCGYKWKAVINKLKVGSGDLEIEGAKGAKKLEPVEPPPDREGETIEIDLDEL from the coding sequence ATGCCGAGGAGGAAGCAAGACCCCTATACATGCCCAGTATGCGGTACAAAAATAGAAGAACCGGATAAAACATGGCAGCTAGTATCCCCACTACCCGACAAGAAGGGGAGGATAACGATCACAGTAATGGGATCATTCACATGCCCCAACTGCGGATACAAGTGGAAAGCAGTGATAAACAAACTAAAAGTAGGAAGCGGAGACCTGGAAATAGAAGGGGCGAAAGGGGCAAAGAAACTGGAACCAGTGGAACCACCGCCGGACAGGGAAGGGGAAACAATAGAAATAGACCTAGACGAACTCTAA